The Raphanus sativus cultivar WK10039 chromosome 2, ASM80110v3, whole genome shotgun sequence genome includes a region encoding these proteins:
- the LOC130508560 gene encoding uncharacterized protein LOC130508560, with protein MNYECSQGGRIWVLWRDDVRMTPVYKSDQLITCSVELEGEKEFLCTFVYAKNLSEERKELWEDLCHHHDSAMFRNKEWIIMGDFNEILDGDENSRFSSLERVPGGMRDFQRVMLHCHLSDLGYQGSCSDHLRCTIQLKPAQEKIRRPFKFVNAIGTLPGFLPMIKRFWDDTEVLFHSTSALYRFSKKIQILKPLIRELGREGLGNLKRRAKETYEVLCDKQKETLQDPSEVAVQEEAIAYENWLKVASLEEDFLKQRSKLHWLDVGDHNNKAFYNAIRSRQAQNMIREVRCVDGSTVSEHKEIKKEAESFFSNLLNMCPDEYKGTTVDELRDLLEYRCSLDDCIMLEAEVTAEEIKKVLFAMPANKSPGPDGYPCVNSTILALVPKKTDSMEMKDYRPIACCNVIYKVVSKIIANRLKKLLPNIISENQSAFIKGRLLMDNVLLASELESIEGALAVFDEFAVWSGLKISIEKSTIYMAGVKAEERARILLNFPLAVGTLPVRLPSKCMKEVEQLCADFLWSGPILKSTGAKVAWCEVCKQKHEGGLGIRALKEVNLVCGLKLIWRLLNGKSLWSKWIKENLMKKKSFWEVNVKSQNGSWMWRKLLKLREIAKEALLTWGIRKEATVEEAVFKARRRRRHITEILNTIEEKLSTMKDNMIEDVEDESMWKREAGFRNDFSTSETWKLTRGEKEKCVWTRGVWFSQATPKFAFMVWLANLNRLSTMDRIASWNPGVDDGCVLCKNAIDIGGEKYGPKEVVLSPLCSPSSYVWSLAREEQSKHGEKLVPVNVLKKMIDKGIRNKLSLLKSKRVKGMEDGLKLWFGTRV; from the exons ATGAATTATGAGTGTAGTCAAGGAGGAAGAATATGGGTGCTTTGGAGAGATGATGTGCGTATGACTCCAGTTTACAAGTCGGATCAGTTGATAACTTGTTCAGTGGAGTTGGAGGGGGAAAAGGAGTTTTTGTGTACGTTTGTTTATGCGAAGAATTTGAGTGAAGAAAGAAAGGAGTTGTGGGAAGATCTTTGTCATCATCATGACTCTGCTATGTTTAGGAATAAGGAGTGGATAATCATGGGTGACTTCAATGAGATTTTAGATGGTGATGAGAATTCAAGATTCTCAAGTTTGGAGAGAGTTCCAGGAGGCATGAGAGATTTTCAGAGAGTGATGCTTCATTGTCACTTGTCTGATTTGGGTTATCAAG GAAGTTGCTCAGACCATTTGAGATGTACGATTCAACTCAAGCCGGCTCAAGAGAAAATACGAAGGCCATTTAAGTTTGTGAATGCAATTGGGACTTTGCCGGGGTTTCTTCCAATGATCAAGAGGTTTTGGGATGATACGGAGGTTCTTTTTCATTCTACTTCTGCCTTATACAGATTTTCAAAGAAGATCCAAATTTTGAAGCCTTTGATAAGAGAGCTGGGAAGAGAAGGTTTGGGAAATCTAAAGAGAAGGGCAAAAGAGACTTATGAGGTGTTATGTGATAAGCAGAAGGAAACGCTTCAAGACCCAAGTGAAGTAGCAGTTCAAGAGGAAGCTATAGCTTATGAGAATTGGTTGAAAGTTGCAAGCCTGGAAGAAGACTTTCTAAAGCAACGATCTAAACTTCATTGGTTGGATGTGGGAGACCACAACAACAAAGCTTTCTATAACGCAATAAGGTCACGTCAAGCACAGAATATGATTCGAGAGGTTAGATGTGTTGATGGAAGTACAGTCTCGGAGCATAAGGAGATAAAGAAGGAAGCTGAGAGTTTCTTCTCAAACCTCTTGAACATGTGTCCTGATGAATACAAAGGCACTACAGTGGATGAATTGCGTGATCTTCTTGAGTACAGATGCAGCTTAGATGATTGTATTATGCTTGAAGCTGAGGTAACAGCAGAAGAGATTAAGAAAGTGTTATTTGCGATGCCTGCAAATAAGTCTCCAGGGCCGGATGGTTATCCCT GTGTGAACTCAACGATCTTGGCTCTTGTACCTAAAAAGACAGATTCTATGGAAATGAAAGACTATAGGCCTATTGCGTGCTGCAATGTCATCTACAAAGTGGTGTCAAAAATTATTGCGAATAGACTGAAGAAGCTACTGCCTAATATCATCAGTGAGAACCAGTCGGCTTTCATCAAAGGTAGGCTGTTAATGGATAATGTGCTCTTAGCTTCAGAGTTG GAGTCTATAGAAGGTGCGCTTGCTGTATTTGACGAATTTGCGGTCTGGTCTGGCTTGAAGATAAGTATAGAGAAGTCTACAATCTATATGGCAGGAGTGAAAGCAGAGGAAAGGGCAAGAATCTTGTTAAACTTCCCTTTAGCTGTAGGAACTCTTCCTGTGAG GTTGCCAAGTAAGTGTATGAAAGAAGTAGAACAGCTCTGTGCGGATTTTCTTTGGTCAGGTCCGATTCTCAAATCTACTGGTGCAAAGGTTGCATGGTGTGAAGTGTGTAAGCAGAAACATGAAGGAGGTTTGGGAATTCGAGCTCTTAAGGAAGTAAATTTGGTTTGTGGCTTGAAGCTGATATGGAGATTACTTAATGGGAAGTCATTATGGAGCAAATGGATAAAGGAAAATCTtatgaaaaagaaaagtttttggGAAGTGAATGTGAAGTCTCAAAATGGTTCTTGGATGTGGAGGAAGTTACTTAAGCTAAGAGAGATTGCAAAAG AGGCTTTATTGACTTGGGGCATCCGTAAAGAAGCTACGGTAGAAGAAGCTGTTTTTAAAGCTCGTAGAAGAAGAAGGCACATAACAGAGATCCTTAATACTATTGAAGAGAAGCTCAGTACTATGAAAGATAATATGATTGAAGATGTGGAGGATGAGAGTATGTGGAAGAGAGAGGCGGGATTCAGAAATGATTTCTCAACTTCTGAAACTTGGAAGCTCACTAGAGGTGAGAAAGAAAAGTGTGTTTGGACTCGAGGTGTTTGGTTTTCTCAGGCAACTCCAAAGTTTGCTTTCATGGTTTGGCTAGCAAATCTAAACAGGCTTTCTACGATGGATAGAATTGCTAGTTGGAACCCAGGTGTTGATGATGGATGTGTGCTCTGTAAAAATGCAA TTGATATCGGAGGGGAGAAATATGGACCGAAAGAAGTTGTTCTGTCTCCGCTATGCTCTCCAAGCAGCTATGTATGGAGTTTGGCGAGAGAGGAACAGAGTAAACATGGAGAGAAGTTGGTTCCAGTAAATGTTTTAAAGAAGATGATTGACAAGGGTATTAGAAACAAGCTGAGCTTATTGAAGTCAAAGAGAGTGAAAGGGATGGAGGATGGACTAAAGCTATGGTTTGGAACTAGAGTTTGA
- the LOC108834792 gene encoding uncharacterized protein LOC108834792, with the protein MDLAYPPGVLNPPEVRSEIGSVVLGDKRSDLMEGKQVGKVIEKESKSWVSTAEDKKSLKKYEVEVLTKDGKHSVAIPEAILSDSTPLWDDFVVGKFLDLAPHMAKVHMVVNKIWSYGEKDSKVDVYDVNATTMRFRISNPKIREKVLKRGMWNIVGVPMVVTKWSPKSEEEKQEENEIPMWVNLRKVPLHMYSWQGISFMTSTVGFPDKLHPETLACTNLEVAKVFVNVDISKALPKEIEFTKDRKEFTVEFYYPWLPAKCNGCGKWGHIERVCVRNGKEKKKKEDNVVMKSGSDEKVIEEENKLEKSVEGVDEALQEGDSSKKGEEVTVGQEDGKISDWSTVPLAKVGRSSPSHVSVVEISASKYSVLTVEDLKEGENETEEGEILTEDQEYNEEELLEESEQLRRIEDDKMEDDILENQSRGNDKAEMKKGYQKKRGQKLKAQDANPAKSTRPSRKKTNMSCFFWNVRGFNKSLKHSVVKEWIGRKEMKFGCILETRVKEIKAEKIIKGGFKE; encoded by the coding sequence ATGGATCTGGCGTATCCGCCGGGGGTTCTAAACCCTCCGGAGGTTAGATCGGAGATTGGATCGGTGGTTTTGGGTGATAAGAGAAGTGATTTGATGGAAGGAAAACAAGTTGGAAAGGTGATCGAGAAGGAATCAAAATCCTGGGTATCGACGGCGGAAGATAAGAAAAGTTTGAAGAAATATGAAGTTGAGGTTTTGACTAAAGATGGCAAGCACTCGGTTGCGATTCCGGAAGCGATTCTATCGGATTCAACACCGTTGTGGGATGATTTTGTGGTTGGAAAATTTCTAGATCTCGCTCCTCACATGGCGAAGGTCCACATGGTGGTTAACAAGATTTGGAGCTATGGTGAGAAGGATTCAAAAGTGGATGTCTATGATGTCAATGCTACAACAATGAGATTTCGAATCTCAAATCCAAAAATTCGTGAGAAGGTGCTAAAAAGGGGGATGTGGAATATAGTTGGTGTTCCTATGGTGGTGACTAAGTGGTCTCCTAAGTCAGAAGAAGAGAAGCAGGAAGAGAATGAGATACCGATGTGGGTGAACCTTAGAAAAGTGCCTCTGCATATGTATTCATGGCAAGGGATCAGCTTCATGACCAGTACTGTGGGATTCCCAGATAAGTTGCACCCTGAGACGCTTGCGTGCACAAACTTGGAGGTTGCAAAGGTGTTTGTTAACGTTGACATCTCTAAGGCTCTTCCAAAAGAGATTGAATTCACTAAGGATAGGAAGGAGTTTACTGTGGAATTTTACTATCCCTGGCTGCCAGCAAAGTGTAATGGATGTGGAAAGTGGGGTCACATTGAGAGGGTTTGTGTAAGAAACggtaaagaaaagaagaagaaagaagataatGTGGTAATGAAGAGTGGTAGTGACGAGAAAGTGATTGAAGAAGAAAATAAGTTAGAGAAAAGTGTGGAAGGTGTTGATGAGGCTTTGCAGGAAGGAGACAGTAGTAAAAAAGGAGAAGAGGTAACAGTAGGTCAAGAAGATGGTAAAATATCAGATTGGTCTACAGTTCCATTAGCAAAAGTGGGCAGATCTTCACCAAGTCATGTGTCTGTTGTTGAGATATCTGCTTCAAAGTACTCGGTTTTAACTGTAGAAGATTTAAAGGAGGGTGAAAACGAAACAGAGGAAGGGGAGATTCTTACTGAGGATCAGGAGTATAATGAGGAGGAGTTATTGGAGGAAAGTGAGCAGTTAAGAAGGATAGAAGATGATAAGATGGAGGATGACATATTAGAGAACCAGAGTAGAGGGAATGATAAGGCAGAGATGAAAAAGGGGTATCAGAAGAAGAGGGGTCAGAAGCTTAAAGCTCAGGATGCAAATCCTGCTAAGAGCACAAGGCCTTCTCGGAAAAAAACTAATATGTCATGCTTCTTCTGGAATGTGAGAGGATTTAACAAATCTTTAAAGCATTCAGTAGTCAAGGAGTGGATTGGTAGGAAAGAAATGAAGTTTGGTTGTATTTTGGAAACAAGGGTGAAAGAAATAAAAGCGGAGAAGATAATAAAGGGTGGTTTTAAGGAGTGA